From the Saccharomycodes ludwigii strain NBRC 1722 chromosome I, whole genome shotgun sequence genome, one window contains:
- the ALG3 gene encoding dolichyl-P-Man:Man(5)GlcNAc(2)-PP-dolichol alpha-1,3-mannosyltransferase (similar to Saccharomyces cerevisiae YBL082C | ALG3 | Asparagine Linked Glycosylation) codes for MTTKAIPDKSPGAENKVSAQPLTLKNLLFDLLSLINYLLFDPESKFIIMAFSVLLESLALKYIIFNVPYTEIDYKAYMEQISMIVKDGVTNYELIRGNTGPLVYPAGHVLIYRAMNHFTQGLKNLKEGQIIFRYLYISTLMVDFAIYFSIDTLPPWCILLACLSKRLHSIYVLRLFNDCFTTLFIGLTCLTLIVLVKVLNNSRKNNSFILSSFASFFFTFAVSIKMNALLYFPGILIILVWCNYPHLDDRKNKRIFSFLMFTLKLFFYIAVMIGWQIFVAYDFLSYYPKEYLHMAFQFDRKFMYIWSINWQFVNVDFFNSDLFGNIMLLLHLITLFIFMNYKWLYCITLGKWKMLFKLPVQLLKGETAVNLFPLLTVKHMVYVLVTCNYIGVIFSRSLHYQFLSWYHWTIPLLVYYSSGADSINTGVSFLSLKKIFVALAYYLWYFLHEYAWNLYPPQLKGSLFLFSTNFILLITCFINYKPEVFATTINITDATNDNVITRGKININKEHKGAKEL; via the coding sequence ATGACAACAAAGGCTATTCCGGATAAATCCCCAGGTGCGGAGAATAAAGTATCAGCACAGCCTCTCACTTTAAAAAacttattatttgatttattaagCTTAATTAATTATCTACTTTTTGATCCTGAatctaaatttattatcatgGCTTTCAGCGTTCTTTTGGAAAGTCTAGCGCTAAAATATATCATATTTAATGTCCCATATACTGAAATAGATTATAAGGCGTACATGGAACAAATTTCCATGATAGTTAAGGATGGTGTAACCAATTATGAATTGATCAGAGGAAATACCGGCCCATTAGTTTATCCTGCAGGTCATGTATTAATATATAGAGCTATGAATCATTTCACCCAAGGCTTGAAAAACTTAAAGGAAGGACAGATTATTTTTAGGTATTTATACATTTCTACTTTAATGGTTGATTTTgcaatttattttagtaTTGATACATTACCACCTTGGTGTATCTTATTAGCGTGTTTATCTAAGAGATTGCACAGTATTTATGTTTTACGATTGTTCAATGATTGTTTTACtacattatttattggatTAACTTGTTTAACTTTAATTGTGTTGGTTAAAGTACTAAATAActcaagaaaaaataattcgTTCATATTAAGTTCCTTTgctagttttttttttacgttTGCAGTCAGTATCAAAATGAACGCTTTACTGTATTTCCCAggtatattaattatattagTATGGTGCAATTATCCACACCTAGACGATAGAAAGAATAAAAGGATATTTTCGTTTTTAATGTTTACtttaaagctttttttttacattgcAGTTATGATCGGTTGGCAAATATTTGTTGCATATGATTTCTTAAGTTATTATCCCAAAGAATATTTGCATATGGCATTTCAATTTGATAGAAAGTTTATGTACATATGGTCAATTAATTGGCAATTTGTTAACgttgattttttcaatagtGATCTGTTTGGGAATATTATGTTATTACTCCATTTAATcactttatttatttttatgaatTACAAATGGTTATATTGTATAACCTTGggaaaatggaaaatgcTATTTAAATTACCAGTGCAATTACTAAAAGGAGAAACTGCTGTCAATTTGTTTCCATTACTAACTGTTAAACATATGGTTTACGTTTTGGTTACATGTAATTATATCGGTGTAATTTTCAGCAGATCTCTACATTACCAGTTTTTATCGTGGTATCATTGGACAATACCATTATTGGTATATTATAGTAGTGGTGCTGACAGTATTAATACTGGTGTTAGTTTTTTAagtttgaagaaaatatttgttgCATTAGCATACTATCTCTGGTATTTTTTACATGAATATGCCTGGAATTTGTACCCACCTCAATTGAAAggaagtttatttttattttccacaaattttattttattaattaccTGTTTCATTAATTATAAGCCAGAAGTATttgcaacaacaataaatattacaGATGCAACTAATGATAACGTAATTACTAGGGGTAAgattaatataaataaagaacACAAGGGTGCAAAGGAACTATAG